In the Scomber japonicus isolate fScoJap1 chromosome 18, fScoJap1.pri, whole genome shotgun sequence genome, one interval contains:
- the grid2ipa gene encoding delphilin, translated as MRRFLSRKGRFSLRQSKSGTRSASKDFYLGLPATNQNWPEAFGFRLGGTGPSYILSVVEGSSAFLAGLQPGDQVVDIEGQDVTNLSTPALIALAQTLKTVPPSIGVVSRIEQLDITPGPDGRFGFTIVGDSPLMVEDCMPNGPAGRTGLKAGDYVMEVNGIPVKHHETAAAMIKAAQGRPLRLGVLSMARRPKRLSSSMRVLSQSGDSVRESRAHKAMEFNKKVEEVLGEELDVKEQLFEVLKQYAAERDVESLAEALPDILITEDHQQLIDSVRIFIPKKHRERFDEVVSQSLMSRIKGRSFSDPSRNRLRRSRSEDHPERLLVSTRASSVPRTHAEEGVAPPTRGMRKTTSLIAGHSSAINQCSIPLFRTVRVCKGNMSFGFTLRGHAPVWIDSVVPGSPADKAGLKPGDRILFLNGLDMRTSSHEKVVSMLQGSGAMPTLVVEDGPPTFSLSEQDLTGGGVPTERARSPMLSSLQWVAEILPPSIRVQGRTFGQQLEHLLTIQERYTICKALENFFQHRNVDTLIVDVFPVLDTPAKQVIWQFVYQLLTYEEQEHCQSKISRFLGYKAPAPPPPPEPEAAPEPHRRSSSMRVTGTTYRSSVRGRSSDDLVIGTHLGMGIRAEPVLETGMRLAPGERQSGDGTSLPETPNNLTNLSAVYAELENMYSAKRSKSLKSRPPPAPESLLDLDPPSRTASPTIHANTGSSRKALPPATSWPEPLPSPPQSQFYPSGLTSQTSAESNPYISLDSPPPSPPEPPDYPSSPPAHRSSKRRYTFSKPPRSEDTDRFLDALSEQLGQRVAIVDDFLTPENDYEEDVVQMGFPDEEDEDIEEDLGVDEEENGGFVAPELSSPSDVQSSSGEDNASSLTYSSSSDHIPPPPMTPPPPPPVQFNDPPPPSPVSYTPEHSPRAYVPIRRKSGPPPPPPPRSNLPPKRHSLHKMLPTREDLQVHATIQELKAYQEQQVYQDRQAYEEQQAYKERQAYEEQKAFEEQQLFQEQQALQEKIFKERQAFEEQKAYEEQKTFEEQQMYQEQQAYQERQAYEQRQAYQEQKVYEQRQAYKEQKAFEELQAYKEQKAFEELQAYQEQKAYEERKAYEEQKAYEERQAFEEQQMQQIYQSHHSMPAQPTQQKSHSPLPSQQLHQSLPPLPSPDSTHHHANHSLYIMRQAQQQQAHHTHYHRRLSRSAPPPHQPSPQPTAHPNQQGHYAEGIYQSHQGLRAQPHHSSPHHSSTELLHHAHQVHRGQAHHSSTELLHQIHKPQAHHSSTELLHQAHQIHQPKPHHSSTELLHQAQQEPAPLPSQHSHQSRRSLKGHHQTQASPQGRHQEQQIHQTHHPQPTKPSPQRPHSIQQTHHHSSTPQIHHIHHMTPQPPPQDFQHQIQVIHPPQQPHRPQPLLSTFQPLQPHQPTLSTFQPLPQHHQSQHQVQASTQATRPQSQPSHHLLQSQHQPQTQSHHKQGQPQSLPHSLSDPSEHLEPPPPPPLPPPCSPPPLPRPNLSRMDSNHMSVKRLRWEQVENSEGTIWGQLGANSDYEKLHDMVKYLDLELHFGTQKGSLPVPEPSPQPDTFKKKDVIEILSHKKAYNASILIAHLKLSPGELRQVLMNMATDRLEPSHIKQLLLYAPDAEEVKKYEEYRENPSKLSEPDQFVLQMLSVPEYKVRLQSLLFKCSLQEKTEELRGAYDCIYKASLELKTSKKLAKILEFVLAMGNYLNNSQPKTNKTTGFKINFLTELSTTKTVDGKSTFLHILVKSLCHHFPDVLDFSKDLTMVPLASKVNQRTITSDMNDLHTTIQEIRSACQKMPVTAEDRFAVVMSNYLENSHPAVQSLESLQQRAMEEFSKTASYFGEDGKTANTEAFFGIFSEFINKFERALSDQQVAETQKSPRSPRMASPLAW; from the exons ACCTTGGCCTGCCTGCCACCAATCAGAACTGGCCTGAGGCGTTTGGCTTCCGATTGGGTGGCACTGGGCCCAGCTACATCCTGTCTGTAGTGGAGGGCAGTAGCGCCTTCCTGGCAGGCCTGCAGCCTGGTGACCAGGTAGTTGACATTGAGGGCCAGGACGTGACCAACCTCAGCACACCGGCACTCATCGCTCTGGCTCAGACGCTCAAGACGGTGCCACCCAGCATTGGGGTGGTGTCTCGGATCGAACAG cttgacatCACTCCTGGCCCAGATGGCCGTTTTGGCTTCACTATAGTGGGAGACAGCCCTCTCATGGTGGAAGACTGCATGCCTAATGGTCCGGCTGGTCGTACTGGTCTCAAGGCGGGAGACTATGTCATGGAGGTCAACGGCATCCCGGTGAAGCATCATGAAACAGCAGCGGCCATGATCAAAGCAGCCCAGGGTCGGCCTCTACGTCTGGGCGTGCTCAGTATGGCCCGGCGGCCCAAGCGGCTGAGCAGCAGCATGAGAGTGCTGTCACAGAGCGGGGATAGTGTGAGGGAGAGTCGTGCCCACAAGGCTATGGAGTTCAATAAGAAG GTGGAGGAAGTGCTTGGAGAGGAGCTGGATGTGAAGGAACAGCTGTTTGAGGTGCTGAAGCAGTATGCTGCAGAGAGAGATGTGGAAAGTCTGGCTGAGGCCCTGCCTGACATCTTGATCACAGAAGATCATCAACAGCTAATTGATAGTGTCAG GATCTTCATTCCCAAGAAGCATCGGGAGCGTTTTGATGAAGTGGTTTCCCAGAGCCTGATGAGTCGTATCAAGGGGCGGAGCTTTAGTGACCCTAGCCGCAACCGCCTTCGCCGCAGCCGGAGTGAGGATCACCCAGAACGGCTTCTGGTGTCCACCCGCGCCAGCTCAGTGCCACGCACCCACGCAGAAGAAGGCGTGGCTCCCCCCACCCGTGGCATGCGCAAGACCACCTCACTGATAGCCGGCCACTCTAGTG CCATTAACCAATGTTCAATCCCTCTATTTAGGACAGTGAGAGTGTGCAAGGGCAACATGAGCTTTGGCTTCACTCTTAGAGGTCATGCTCCAGTGTGGATTGACTCCGTTGTCCCAG gaagcCCAGCAGACAAGGCCGGTCTAAAACCAGGAGACCGCATCCTGTTTCTCAATGGACTGGACATGAG GACCTCTTCCCATGAGAAGGTGGTGTCCATGCTCCAAGGCAGTGGTGCAATGCCCACCCTAGTAGTGGAGGATGGCCCGCCTACTTTCAGCCTATCAGAGCAGGACCTTACAGGGGGTGGAGTTCCTACAGAACGTGCCCGCTCTCCCATGCTCAGCTCCCTGCAGTGGGTGGCAGAGATTCTGCCTCCCAGTATCAGGGTGCAGGGGCGTACCTTTGGACAACAGCTGGAGCACCTGCTGACTATTCAAGAGAGGTACACCATCTGCAAGGCTCTGGAGAACTTCTTCCAGCACAG gaATGTTGACACTCTGATCGTGGATGTGTTCCCGGTGCTGGATACCCCAGCCAAACAGGTGATCTGGCAATTTGTTTACCAGCTGCTGACGTATGAAGAGCAAGAGCACTGCCAGAGCAAGATCTCGCGCTTTCTTGGATACAAAGCACCAG ctcctccccctcctccagaGCCCGAAGCTGCCCCTGAGCCCCATCGCCGTAGCAGCTCCATGAGGGTGACAGGGACCACGTACAGGAGCAGTGTGAGGGGACGTAGCTCTGATGACCTGGTCATCGGCACACACTTGGGCATGG GCATCCGCGCAGAGCCAGTACTGGAGACAGGGATGAGGTTGGCTCCAGGTGAAAGACAGTCAGGAGATGGTACCTCGCTTCCTGAGACTCCCAACAACCTCACTAAT CTGTCAGCAGTGTATGCTGAACTGGAGAACATGTACTCAGCCAAGAGGTCCAAGTCCCTGAAGAGTCGCCCTCCTCCTGCCCCTGAGAGTTTGCTGGATTTGGACCCTCCCTCCCGCACAGCTTCCCCTACAATACATGCTAACACAGGTA GTAGCCGTAAAGCCCTCCCTCCTGCTACATCTTGGCCAGAACCTCTGCCCAGCCCTCCTCAATCCCAGTTCTACCCATCAGGGCTGACAAGTCAGACAAGTGCAGAGTCCAACCCCTACATCAGCCTGGACAGCCCTCCACCTTCACCACCAGAGCCCCCTGACTACCCATCGAGTCCCCCGGCCCACCGCAGCAGCAAGCGCCGGTACACCTTCTCCAAACCGCCTCGGTCTGAAGACACAGATCGCTTTCTGGATGCGCTGAGTGAACAGCTGGGACAGAGGGTGGCCATCGTTGATGATTTCCTGACACCTGAAAATGACTACGAGGAG GATGTTGTGCAGATGGGCTTCccagatgaggaggatgaggacaTTGAAGAAGATTTAGGGGTGGACGAAGAAGAAAATGGAGGATTTGTGGCCCCAGAACTCAGCAGCCCAAGTGATGTTCAGAGCAGCAGTGGAGAGGATAATGCCTCCTCCCTCACCTACTCCTCCTCATCTGACCACATTCCTCCGCCTCCCATgacccctcctccaccaccacctgtTCAGTTCAATGATCCGCCCCCTCCATCTCCT gtTAGCTACACCCCTGAACACTCCCCGAGAGCATATGTGCCCATTCGCCGGAAATCTGGCCCacctcccccacctccacctcgcAGTAACCTCCCACCTAAACGCCACTCcctacataaaatgctgcccaCAAGAGAGGACCTACAGGTTCATGCTACCATACAAGAGCTAAAGGCCTACCAAGAACAACAAGTCTACCAGGACAGACAAGCTTATGAGGAACAACAAGCTTATAAAGAGAGGCAAGCATATGAAGAACAGAAAGCTTTTGAAGAACAACAACTGTTCCAAGAGCAGCAGGCCCTGCAGGAAAAGATCTTCAAAGAGAGACAAGCCTTTGAAGAGCAGAAGGCGTATGAGGAGCAAAAAACTTTTGAGGAGCAACAAATGTACCAAGAGCAACAAGCCTACCAAGAAAGACAGGCATATGAACAGCGTCAAGCCTACCAGGAACAAAAAGTGTATGAACAGCGTCAAGCTTACAAGGAGCAAAAAGCATTTGAGGAGCTTCAAGCCTACAAGGAGCAAAAGGCATTTGAGGAGCTTCAAGCCTACCAGGAGCAAAAAGCATATGAGGAACGTAAAGCTTATGAAGAGCAAAAAGCATACGAGGAACGCCAAGCCTTTGAGGAGCAACAGATGCAACAGATTTACCAGAGCCACCACTCGATGCCTGCCCAGCCCACACAACAGAAATCCCACTCCCCACTGCCTTCCCAACAACTGCACCAGTCCTTACCCCCACTCCCCTCTCCAGACTCCACCCATCACCACGCTAACCATTCTCTCTACATAATGCGCCAAGCACAACAGCAACAGGCCCATCACACTCATTACCACCGACGTCTGTCTCGCTCAGCACCACCCCCACACCAGCCGTCACCCCAACCGACAGCCCACCCCAACCAGCAGGGTCACTATGCTGAGGGTATCTACCAAAGCCATCAGGGCCTAAGAGCCCAGCCTCATCATTCTTCA CCTCATCACTCCTCAACCGAACTCCTCCATCACGCTCACCAGGTGCATCGGGGACAAGCCCACCATTCATCCACTGAGCTGCTACATCAAATACACAAACCCCAGGCCCACCACTCTTCAACAGAGCTGCTTCATCAAGCCCATCAGATACACCAACCGAAGCCCCATCACTCCTCCACAGAGCTTCTGCATCAAGCCCAGCAAGAGCCTGCCCCCCTCCCAAGTCAGCATTCACACCAGAGCCGGAGAAGTCTGAAAGGTCATCATCAAACCCAAGCTTCACCGCAGGGGAGACACCAAGAGCAGCAGATCCACCAAACCCATCACCCCCAGCCCACCAAACCTTCTCCCCAGAGACCCCACTCAATCCAGCAGACCCACCACCACTCCAGCACACCTCAGATCCACCATATCCACCACATGACCCCACAGCCACCTCCACAGGACTTCCAACACCAGATTCAAGTCATCCACCCTCCCCAGCAGCCCCACAGACCTCAGCCCCTTCTTTCTACCTTTCAGCCCCTCCAGCCACACCAGCCCACCCTCTCCACGTTCCAGCCCCTGCCCCAACACCACCAATCGCAGCACCAAGTCCAGGCCTCCACCCAAGCCACCCGTCCACAATCCCAACCCTCGCACCACTTGCTGCAGTCCCAACACCAGCCTCAAACCCAGTCCCACCACAAACAGGGTCAGCCCCAGTCCCTCCCCCATTCTCTATCTGACCCCTCAGAGCACCTGGAGCCCCCTCCGCCTCCACCCCTGCCCCCACCTTGCTCCCCTCCACCCCTGCCCAGGCCAAATCTCTCTAGGATGGACTCAAACCACATGAGTGTGAAGAGGTTGCGCTGGGAGCAGGTGGAAAACTCAGAGGGCACTATCTGGGGACAG CTGGGAGCAAATTCAGACTATGAAAAACTGCATGACATGGTGAAGTATCTGGATCTGGAGCTGCACTTTGGGACTCAGAAGGGCTCTC TGCCTGTTCCAGAGCCATCTCCACAGCCAGACACTTTCAAGAAGAAGGATGTGATTGAAATTCTGTCCCATAAGAAGGCCTACAATGCCT CCATCCTGATTGCCCATCTGAAGTTGTCTCCAGGGGAGCTGCGTCAGGTGCTGATGAACATGGCCACCGATAGACTGGAGCCATCTCACATTAAACAGCTGCTGCTGTATGCCCCTGATGCAGAGGAGGTGAAAAAGTATGAAGAGTACAGAGAGAACCCGAGCAAACTTAGTGAGCCAGACCAGTTTGTATTGCAG ATGTTATCTGTACCGGAGTACAAGGTTCGTCTGCAGAGCCTCCTCTTCAAGTGTTCTCTACAGGAGAAGACAGAGGAGCTGAGGGGAGCATACGACTGTATTTACAAGGCCTCCTTGGAGCTGAAGACCAGCAAGAAGCTGGCTAAGATACTAGAG TTTGTGTTGGCAATGGGGAACTACTTGAATAACAGCCAGCCTAAAACCAATAAGACAACAGGATTCAAGATCAACTTCCTCACAGAG TTAAGCACAACTAAAACAGTGGATGGGAAGTCAACATTTCTGCATATTCTGGTCAAGTCATTATGCCATCACTTTCCTGATGTGTTGGATTTTTCCAAAGATCTAACCATGGTTCCTCTTGCATCCAAAG TTAACCAGAGGACTATCACATCAGATATGAATGACCTCCATACAACCATCCAGGAGATTCGCTCAGCCTGTCAGAAGATGCCTGTAACTGCTGAGGATCGTTTTGCTGTCGTCATGAGT AACTACCTGGAGAACAGCCATCCAGCAGTCCAGTCTCTGGAGTCCCTCCAGCAGAGAGCAATGGAGGAATTTTCCAAAACTGCTTCCTACTTTGGAGAGGATGGCAAAACTGCTAACACCGAGGCCTTCTTTGGTATCTTTTCTGAATTCATCAACAAGTTTGag AGAGCTCTCAGTGATCAGCAAGTAGCAGAAACCCAGAAGAGCCCCAGAAGTCCACGAATGGCCTCCCCACTGgcctggtaa
- the slc5a11 gene encoding sodium/myo-inositol cotransporter 2, with the protein MTWWPVGASLFASNIGSGHFIGLAGSGAAAGIGAIAYEWNGMLMVLLLGWLFLPIYIASGVTTMPEYLQRRFGGRRTQLFIATLSLFIYIFTKISVDMYAGALFIQLALQWNIYLAVVLLLSVTALYTVAGGLAAVIYTDAAQTVIMMAGALTLMGFSFAEVGGWNALMEGYANAIPSIRVPNSTCGIPRDDAFHIFRDPVNSDLPWPGVLIGMSIPSMWYWCSDQVIVQRSLAAKNLTHAKGGSLLAAYLKILPFFAIMLPGMISRILYTDDVACADPELCKQICGNAVGCSDTAYARLVMELLPAGLRGLMMAVMIAALMSSLTSIFNSASTIFTMDLWKTFRTSSSEWELMLVGRVFVLVLVVVSVLWIPVVQASQGGQLFIYIQSISTYLQPPVSIIFLMGCFWKRTNEKGAFWGLAVGLLVGCIRMLLDFIYPAPLCYEEDERPAVLKYVHYLYFSILLSVITLIVVVVVSLATEEPKPEQISRLTWFTRFDPVEPKEELFTVDGSIRTSEVVTSQIHEMGIAGTEEEGSNGNACPHRKDSTSSVESSVQSQSRLMSALYWLCGMERRKEGENNLVTPHVPEETICSLKEKPRLRIFVNVNLIICLTVTVFIIGFWA; encoded by the exons ATGACCTGGTGGCCA GTGGGTGCTTCTCTGTTTGCAAGTAATATTGGCAGTGGACATTTCATCGGCCTTGCAGGGtcaggagctgcagcaggaaTCGGGGCTATTGCATATGAATGGAAT GGTATGCTGATGGTGCTGCTACTTGGATGGCTCTTCCTGCCCATTTATATTGCCTCTGGT GTGACGACAATGCCAGAATATTTGCAGAGGAGATTTGGTGGGAGAAGAACACAGCTATTTATAGCCAccttgtctttatttatttacatcttCACAAAGATATCg GTGGACATGTATGCTGgtgctttatttattcagctAGCCTTACAATGGAACATCTACCTGgctgtggtgctgctgctgtcagtcactgCTCTCTACACTGTAGCAG GTGGTCTGGCTGCAGTTATCTACACAGATGCTGCTCAAACTGTTATCATGATGGCAGGAGCTCTCACTCTTATGGGCTTCA GCTTTGCTGAGGTAGGAGGCTGGAATGCTCTGATGGAGGGTTACGCCAACGCCATACCCTCAATCCGTGTGCCAAACTCCACTTGTGGCATCCCTCGAGATGATGCCTTCCACATATTCAGAGACCCAGTGAACTCTGATCTACCATGGCCCGGGGTGCTCATCGGCATGTCCATCCCCTCCATGTGGTACTGGTGCTCTGATCAg GTGATTGTGCAGCGCTCGCTGGCTGCCAAAAACCTGACACATGCAAAAGGTGGTTCCCTGCTCGCTGCATATCTCAAGATTCTGCCATTCTTTGCCATTATGTTGCCTGGCATGATCAGCAGGATACTTTATACAG ATGATGTGGCGTGTGCAGATCCTGAGTTGTGCAAACAGATCTGTGGCAATGCAGTAGGTTGTTCAGATACTGCCTACGCCAGACTGGTTATGGAGCTGCTGCCTGCAG gaCTGCGAGGTCTGATGATGGCAGTGATGATTGCTGCCCTCATGTCTTCTTTGACCTCCATCTTTAACAGCGCCAGTACCATTTTCACTATGGACTTATGGAAGACTTTCCGAACCAGTTCATCTGAGTGGGAGCTTATGCTTGTGGGCAG ggtGTTTGTGCTCGTGCTGGTTGTAGTGTCTGTGCTGTGGATTCCTGTCGTCCAGGCCAGTCAGGGTGGGCAGCTCTTTATCTACATCCAGTCCATCAGCACCTACCTACAGCCCCCTGTCTCCATCATCTTCCTCATGGGCTGCTTCTGGAAGAGGACTAATGAGAAG GGTGCATTCTGGGGCCTGGCTGTTGGCCTGTTGGTGGGCTGCATCCGCATGTTGCTGGACTTCATCTACCCAGCACCCCTGTGCTACGAAGAGGATGAAAGGCCTGCAGTGTTGAAATACGTCCATTACCTCTACTTCTCCATCTTGCTGTCCGTCATCACCCTGATTGTGGTGGTTGTAGTGAGCCTGGCCACAGAGGAACCCAAACCGGAGCAG ATTAGTCGTCTCACCTGGTTTACAAGGTTTGACCCAGTGGAGCCGAAAGAGGAACTGTTCACAGTGGACGGGAGCATTAGGACCTCAGAGGTGGTGACCAGTCAGATTCATGAGATGGGAATTGCAGGAACAGAAGAAGAGGGCAGCAATGGAAACGCATGTCCCCACAGGAAAG ACTCTACATCCTCTGTAGAGTCCAGTGTGCAGAGCCAGTCCAGGCTGATGTCTGCCCTCTACTGGCTGTGTGGGATggagagacggaaggagggagagaataATCTTGTGACACCTCATGTACCTGAGGAGActatctgctctctgaaagaAAAGCCACGTCTAAGAATCTTTGTCAATGTAAACCTCATCATTTGCCTCACTGTAACTGTCTTTATCATTGGCTTCTGGGCTTGA